In Sphingobacterium sp. R2, the genomic stretch AGATTTGCTTAAGATTATTCCAATAGTCAATAATAACCATCAAATTGTTGATATTTTAGATTTTAGTCTGCGCACTACATTAATACCGGCGGATGCAGTACTAATGGCAGGTGGAGAAGGAAAACGTTTACGTCCACTTACAGATAATACACCAAAACCTTTATTACGAGTGGGAGATAAGCCCATTATTGAATATAACATAGACCGATTAAAACAAGTCGGAATTCAAAATATCAATTTGAGTATAAATTACTTAGGTGATCAATTAGTGAGTTATTTTGGCGATGGATCTGACAAAAATCTAAATATTAAATATGTCAAGGAAAGTAAGCCATTGGGAACCATTGGTTCCATACTTTTGGTAGAAAATTTTATGCATGAAGATATCATTGTCATGAATTCCGATCTTTTGACGAATATTGACTTTAATGATTTCTTCAAAACATATAAAGAAAGCAAAGCAGATATGATCGTTGCTGCGACTTCTTATAACGTGGATGTTCCATATGCTGTTTTGGAAGTCAATGAAAAGAATTGTGTTAAATCTCTCAAGGAAAAGCCTCGGTATACATATTACTCCAACGCAGGTATCTACATATTAAAAAAGAATTTATTAAGTATGATTCCCAACGATACATTTTTCGACATTACAGATTTGATGGATCGTTTAATTGAGATGAACTTAAATTTGATAACCTATCCACTCAATGGATATTGGCTGGATATTGGAAAGCATGAGGATTTCAGAAAAGCGCAGGAAGATATTAGACATATTAAATTATAAAAATGAAAGGTTTAATTACAATTTGTGCTAGAGGGGGCTCTAAGGGTATTCCAGGTAAAAACATTAAGTTGATCAATGGGAAAGCGCTAATAGCTTATTCCTGTGAAGTAGCTGTAGCATTTGCCGCAAATCGTGATATTGATATAGTATTATCAACTGATTCTACAGCGATTAAAGCTGTAGTAAAATCTTTAGGTTATCATAATATTGATACTGGTTATGAACGGCCTGATTTTCTTGCTAATGATACCGCTGGGAAACTAGACGCAATTGTCGATGTAAAAACATATTCTGAAATGCAAAATGACTTGAAATATGATTTTATTATTGACTTAGATGTAACATCCCCTCTCCGTAATGTAGCTGATTTAAATGGCGCAATTGATTTGCTATTTAAAAATGAAGCTGCACTAAATATATTTTCGGTAAGTCCGGCAAACAGAAATCCCTATTTCAATATGGTTGAAGAAAAAGATGACGGATTTTATGGCTTGTGTAAAATAGGTCAATTTCTGACGCGACAATCTGCACCCAAAGTTTACGACATGAATGCATCTTTTTATATTTTTAAAAGAGCTTTTTTTGACCAAGGATACCAGACTGTTATTGCTGACAAAAGTTTAATATGTGAATTGCCTCATATCTGCTTTGATTTAGATCACCCTATAGACTTTGAATTTATGTCTTATTTATTGGAGAACAAGAAGCTGGATTTTGAATTTAATTATTGATCCATGAAAGTACTTATAATTGGTTTAGGTTCCATTGCAAAGAAACATATCGAGGCAATAAGAAAACAAATTTCTAATGTAAAAATCTATGCATTGCGGACAGGAAGTCATGTGACAGCCTCGGATTATCCTAACGTTATAAACGTATTCTCATTCAATGAAGTCGAATTTGAAACAATAGATTTTGTGATAATTTCAAGTCCAACAAGTAAACATTTCGAGGGAATAAATATATGCAACCAATTAAGGAAACCTTTATTTATAGAAAAGCCACTGTTCTCTGAAATAACAAATAAAACAGAACAACTCGTTAAAGATGTGACTCTGGCAAAAACAAAGACTTACGTGGCATGTAACCTGCGTTTTTTAGACGCATTAAAAACATTGAAAAATCTTGTTCAAAATAAAAGAATAAATGAAGTAAATGTCTATTGTGGTTCTTATCTCCCCGATTGGCGGCCAAATGTGGATTTTAGAAAAGTTTATAGTGCAAACAAGGAAATGGGAGGTGGTGTACATATAGATCTTATCCACGAACTTGATTATATTTATTGGTTTTTTGGAAATCCATTAGCGCATCGTTCTTTCTGTAAAAGTAGTTCATCCTTAGAAATTTCTGCTATAGATTACGCTAATTTCATATGGGAATATTCTACATTTACTGCATCCATAGTTTTAAATTATTATCGAAGAGATGCTAAAAGAACGATAGAAATTGTTACCTCTGAAGGAACATTTTTAGCAAATTTGTTGGAAAATAAGATTTTTTATAATGGTCAAGTTATTTTTCAATCAGAACAAAAGATTTCGGATACCTATGACGCTCAAATGAAGTATTTTATAGATTTCATTACAGGATCTCAAACAAGTTTTAATACGATTGAAGAAGCAAATTCTATTTTAAAATTATGTATTCAGGACTAAAAGATAAAGTTATTCTTGTAACAGGCGCTGGTGGTTTAATTGGGCGGGAGTCTGTAAAACATTTGGTAAGCCATGCAGCGATAGTTGTTGGCGTAGATGTTCATGAGCCCCATTCTGGAGAAAGCCTTTTTCTTAAGGCTGACATTACTGAGAAAGCTGAAATCGATGTTGTCATTGGCAGCGTGATGGCTAAATATGGGCGTATTGATGGATTGGTAAATTTGGCATATCCCCGAACGCCAGATTGGGGAACGGCATTCGAACAGATCGAATACATTTCTTGGCAAAAGAATGTGGATATGCAGATGAATGCAGTGTTTTATTTTTGTCAACAGATTTTGAAGATCATGAAATTGCAAAGGGGAGGTTCAATTGTAAACATCGCATCGATTTATGGAGTGGTAGGCAATGACTTTACATTATATAAGGAATATAATGGAACATCACCAGCGGCGTATTCCGCTATTAAAGGTGGAATTATAAATTTTTCTAGATATTTAGCCTCATATTATGGACGCGATAACATTAGAGTTAATTGCGTTTCACCAGGAGGTATACTTGACGAGAAGAATCAACATCCGTCGTTCATTAAGCGGTACAGCGATAAGTCCCCTTTGGGAAGATTAGGCAACGCTGAAGAAATCGCTCCTGCAATTAGCTTTTTACTTTCTGATGATGCAGCATTTATAACGGGACATAATTTAATGGTGGACGGCGGTTGGACAGCTATTTGATTTACATAAATAATAATTATATGAAAGGCGAAAAAATTTTTTGGTGTAAAAACTGTTTAAATATGTCAACACGGCCTCGAATTTCTTTTGATGAAAGGGGGTGGTGTAATGCATGTCAGTGGATGGAAGAAAAAAAAGTTTTGAATTGGGAACCTAGGCAGCACGAATTGAATTCAATATTAGAAAAGCATAGATCTAAAACAGGGAATTTTGACTGCATTGTACCAGTTAGCGGTGGAAAAGACGGTTCGTATGTTGCCTATATGTTAAAAGAAAAATACGGCATGAATCCTCTAGCCGTTACAGTGAGGCCAGCGTTATCATTACCTATCGGGGACCAAAATCTCTTTAATTTTATTCAATCCGGTTTCAATCATATCCATGTTTCGACTAATCCGAAAGTACTTGATAGATTGAATAAATATGGATTTATAGAAAAAGGATTTCCTTATTATGGTTGGTTAATTGCTATTCATACTGCGGTAATACGTACAGCTATAAGCTTTAAGATCCCGTTGTTATTCTATGGTGAGGATGGGGAAATTGAGTATGGCGGATCTACAGCTAGTAAAAATAAGCCAACCTATGGGATTGACTATATGCGAGCTGTCTATTTGGAGGGGGGACACCGACAGGTTTTTGATCGAATATTAGCTGACGGCGATATTAAGGAATCTGATTTAACTTTTTTTAAATTTCCGAGCCAAGAGGAAATTAACGAAGTTGGACTTGAGTTTACGCACTGGTCATATTATGAGTCTTGGGATTCTTATAGAAATTACGTGGTGGCTAAAGATCATTGCGGGTTAATTGAAAAGGATGAAGGTAATCAAGATACATTTACTAATTTTGCTCAAAATGATCAAGCTCTCTATGCATTACATGCTTATTTAATGTATTTGAAATTTGGATTTGGAAGGGCAACTCAGGACGCTGGTATTGAAATTAGAAGGGGTTCTATGACTCGTAATCAAGCATTGAATTTAGTTAGAATGTATGACAATGCCTACCCTGAGGAATTAATTCCAACTTATTTGGAATACTATAAAATGACTAAAGAGGAGTTCGATCAAGTATTAGATAAATATGCCAATAAAGATCTATTCGAAAAGGTGGACGGAATTTGGCAACCTAAATTTATTGCTGGTGAGGATTTTGAAATATGAAAATAGCAATTGTTGACTATGGAATGGGTAATATCCGTTCCATAGTGAGTAGCTTAAAATTTTTAGGAGTTGAAGATATTTTGCTTACATCATCTCCTCTCGAATTGCAATCAGCTGATAAGTTAATTTTGCCTGGAGTTGGTTCTTTTGGTAGGGCAATAAATAAAATTCGCGAAATGGAATTAGACCGAATTTTGAAGACATTAGTTCTAGACGATAAGCAGCCTATTTTAGGTATTTGTTTGGGAATGCAACTAATGGGTAAATATAGTCACGAGGACGGCGAGAATGCTGGGTTAAATTTTATAGATAGAGGTATTGAGCGATTTGAAGATGAAAATTTGCAAATACCTCATGTTGGCTTTAACCAAGTAACACCATATGAGCATTCAAGATTATTTGATGGTCTGGTTGGACATCCAGATTTCTATTTTACACATAGTTATCGTATGGTAGCTAATTCTTTTGGAGAAAATTACAGCACATGTCACTATGGCTCCACTTTCGTAGCTTCATTTGAAAAGGAAAATATTGCAGGTGTTCAATTTCATCCTGAACTCAGTCAAACAAATGGACTAAGGTTATTGAGAAATTTTATAGAGAAGTTTTAATGTTAAGAAAACGTATTATTTTCACGCTGTTGTATAGTGATGGTTACTTTATGCAAAGTCGAAACTTTCGTTTGCAAAAAGTAGGTAACATTGATTGGTTGGAGCGCAACTATAAATTTAAAGAAATTTCTTGTTCATTGGATGAGATTATAGTTTTGGATACTACCAAGAAAAATAAAGACATCCGGAAGTTTGCTTCGACGATCGAAAAAATAGTGGAAGGATCATTCATACCTGTCGCTGCAGGAGGTGGAGTTAATTCTTTGGAAGATGCTGAATTGCTTTTTAACAGTGGTGCAGATAAAATAGTTGTCAACACGGCTTTAATTGAAAACCCTTCTTTCGTAAGAGATTTGGTTATACACTATGGTAGTCAAAGTACTGTCGCA encodes the following:
- a CDS encoding Gfo/Idh/MocA family protein; translated protein: MKVLIIGLGSIAKKHIEAIRKQISNVKIYALRTGSHVTASDYPNVINVFSFNEVEFETIDFVIISSPTSKHFEGINICNQLRKPLFIEKPLFSEITNKTEQLVKDVTLAKTKTYVACNLRFLDALKTLKNLVQNKRINEVNVYCGSYLPDWRPNVDFRKVYSANKEMGGGVHIDLIHELDYIYWFFGNPLAHRSFCKSSSSLEISAIDYANFIWEYSTFTASIVLNYYRRDAKRTIEIVTSEGTFLANLLENKIFYNGQVIFQSEQKISDTYDAQMKYFIDFITGSQTSFNTIEEANSILKLCIQD
- a CDS encoding SDR family oxidoreductase is translated as MYSGLKDKVILVTGAGGLIGRESVKHLVSHAAIVVGVDVHEPHSGESLFLKADITEKAEIDVVIGSVMAKYGRIDGLVNLAYPRTPDWGTAFEQIEYISWQKNVDMQMNAVFYFCQQILKIMKLQRGGSIVNIASIYGVVGNDFTLYKEYNGTSPAAYSAIKGGIINFSRYLASYYGRDNIRVNCVSPGGILDEKNQHPSFIKRYSDKSPLGRLGNAEEIAPAISFLLSDDAAFITGHNLMVDGGWTAI
- a CDS encoding N-acetyl sugar amidotransferase; translated protein: MKGEKIFWCKNCLNMSTRPRISFDERGWCNACQWMEEKKVLNWEPRQHELNSILEKHRSKTGNFDCIVPVSGGKDGSYVAYMLKEKYGMNPLAVTVRPALSLPIGDQNLFNFIQSGFNHIHVSTNPKVLDRLNKYGFIEKGFPYYGWLIAIHTAVIRTAISFKIPLLFYGEDGEIEYGGSTASKNKPTYGIDYMRAVYLEGGHRQVFDRILADGDIKESDLTFFKFPSQEEINEVGLEFTHWSYYESWDSYRNYVVAKDHCGLIEKDEGNQDTFTNFAQNDQALYALHAYLMYLKFGFGRATQDAGIEIRRGSMTRNQALNLVRMYDNAYPEELIPTYLEYYKMTKEEFDQVLDKYANKDLFEKVDGIWQPKFIAGEDFEI
- a CDS encoding HisA/HisF-related TIM barrel protein is translated as MLRKRIIFTLLYSDGYFMQSRNFRLQKVGNIDWLERNYKFKEISCSLDEIIVLDTTKKNKDIRKFASTIEKIVEGSFIPVAAGGGVNSLEDAELLFNSGADKIVVNTALIENPSFVRDLVIHYGSQSTVASIDYRVINDNIEFYIKDGTSKVDLTFEEYLRYLSELGIGEVYLNSIDRDGTGFGYDFNLVSIVRKNLQVPIIIAGGAGNENHLLEAIKNESVSAAATANLFNFIGDGLPNARKHIVELGENLANWDVNK
- the hisH gene encoding imidazole glycerol phosphate synthase subunit HisH, encoding MKIAIVDYGMGNIRSIVSSLKFLGVEDILLTSSPLELQSADKLILPGVGSFGRAINKIREMELDRILKTLVLDDKQPILGICLGMQLMGKYSHEDGENAGLNFIDRGIERFEDENLQIPHVGFNQVTPYEHSRLFDGLVGHPDFYFTHSYRMVANSFGENYSTCHYGSTFVASFEKENIAGVQFHPELSQTNGLRLLRNFIEKF
- a CDS encoding nucleotidyltransferase family protein encodes the protein MSIVNKHIVYREQTVREALIKLDKIAPSSILFVVDDDNTLLGSLTDGDLRRGFIRGLGFENSLLEFTQSKPVYIRENEYDLRKLEEFKRDLLKIIPIVNNNHQIVDILDFSLRTTLIPADAVLMAGGEGKRLRPLTDNTPKPLLRVGDKPIIEYNIDRLKQVGIQNINLSINYLGDQLVSYFGDGSDKNLNIKYVKESKPLGTIGSILLVENFMHEDIIVMNSDLLTNIDFNDFFKTYKESKADMIVAATSYNVDVPYAVLEVNEKNCVKSLKEKPRYTYYSNAGIYILKKNLLSMIPNDTFFDITDLMDRLIEMNLNLITYPLNGYWLDIGKHEDFRKAQEDIRHIKL
- a CDS encoding acylneuraminate cytidylyltransferase family protein, which gives rise to MKGLITICARGGSKGIPGKNIKLINGKALIAYSCEVAVAFAANRDIDIVLSTDSTAIKAVVKSLGYHNIDTGYERPDFLANDTAGKLDAIVDVKTYSEMQNDLKYDFIIDLDVTSPLRNVADLNGAIDLLFKNEAALNIFSVSPANRNPYFNMVEEKDDGFYGLCKIGQFLTRQSAPKVYDMNASFYIFKRAFFDQGYQTVIADKSLICELPHICFDLDHPIDFEFMSYLLENKKLDFEFNY